The following are encoded together in the Pseudodesulfovibrio indicus genome:
- a CDS encoding ABC transporter ATP-binding protein gives MANVQLKKVVKRFGDVEVVHGIDLDIQDNEFIVLVGPSGCGKSTVLRMIAGLEPISGGEVYIGDRVVNQVSPKDRNVAMVFQNYALYPHMSVRENMGFSLKMRGESQDDIAAKVNDAAQVLELTPYLDRKPSELSGGQRQRVAMGRAIVRNPDVFLFDEPLSNLDAQLRTQMRMELRKMHMRFATTTIYVTHDQIEAMTLADRIVILKDGYIQQVGTPIDVFERPANVFVAKFIGNPPMNIMEGTFRVENGARFVQAGPSRLPVTDGAAPNLKDGDPVLAGIRPDSIKMGDRIAKLPEAWLCQGEVVVSEILGGHSHLEIVVDGEHKLIAEVEGRVVAHPGEIVPIGFEFNRMVLFDPETTEAIY, from the coding sequence ATGGCAAACGTGCAATTGAAGAAGGTGGTCAAGCGGTTCGGCGACGTGGAAGTGGTCCACGGCATCGACCTCGACATCCAAGACAACGAATTCATCGTCCTGGTCGGACCGTCGGGCTGCGGCAAGTCCACGGTGCTGCGCATGATCGCGGGGCTGGAGCCGATCAGCGGCGGCGAGGTGTACATCGGCGACCGGGTGGTCAACCAGGTTTCGCCCAAGGACCGCAACGTGGCCATGGTCTTCCAGAACTACGCCCTGTACCCGCACATGTCCGTGCGCGAGAACATGGGGTTCTCGCTCAAGATGCGCGGCGAGAGCCAGGACGACATCGCGGCCAAGGTGAACGACGCCGCACAGGTCCTGGAGTTGACCCCGTACCTGGACCGCAAGCCGAGCGAGCTGTCCGGCGGGCAGCGCCAGCGCGTGGCCATGGGCCGGGCCATCGTCCGCAACCCGGACGTCTTCCTGTTCGACGAGCCGCTGTCCAACCTGGATGCCCAGCTGCGGACCCAGATGCGCATGGAGCTGCGCAAGATGCACATGCGCTTCGCCACCACGACCATCTACGTGACTCACGACCAGATCGAGGCCATGACCCTGGCCGACCGCATCGTCATCCTCAAGGACGGGTACATCCAGCAGGTGGGCACGCCCATCGACGTCTTCGAGCGGCCCGCCAACGTGTTCGTGGCCAAGTTCATCGGCAACCCGCCCATGAACATCATGGAGGGGACCTTCCGCGTTGAGAACGGCGCGCGCTTCGTCCAGGCCGGGCCTTCCCGGCTGCCGGTGACCGACGGCGCGGCCCCGAACCTCAAGGACGGCGACCCGGTCCTGGCGGGCATCCGCCCGGACTCCATCAAGATGGGCGACCGCATCGCCAAGCTGCCCGAGGCGTGGCTCTGCCAGGGCGAGGTGGTGGTCTCCGAGATCCTCGGCGGCCACTCCCACCTCGAGATCGTGGTGGACGGCGAGCACAAGCTCATCGCCGAGGTCGAGGGGCGCGTGGTGGCCCATCCGGGCGAGATCGTGCCCATCGGCTTCGAGTTCAACCGCATGGTCCTGTTCGACCCCGAAACCACCGAGGCGATTTATTAA
- a CDS encoding aldose epimerase family protein, with the protein MNVTSIPFGTGPGNVPVELYTLVNGELSASVCTYGGALVRLLVPDRHGAAEDVVLGYETLDGYLADQCYFGALVGRVANRISGARFTLDGREYALDRNHGAHHLHGGGGGFHAKVWGAEPGEGADGPFLTLRCESPDGDQGYPGNVAVTAVYTLLADGLRLDLSATTDRPTVVGLTGHAYFNFSGRMDRDCLDHVLTIRGQRYLETDAELIPNGKLAGTAGTPLDFSTARGVGERIGEPSEPLAAGKGYDHCYVLDGHGFRSVATVEEPGSGRCMELFTDQPCLQFYSGNFIPDGLPGKGGTVYGWRSGLCLEPQGFVDAPNNPGFPSLTLVPGDEYRNTILYRFFTK; encoded by the coding sequence ATGAACGTGACTTCGATCCCCTTCGGCACGGGGCCGGGCAACGTCCCGGTGGAACTGTACACCCTGGTCAACGGGGAGCTGTCGGCCTCGGTGTGCACCTACGGCGGCGCGCTGGTGCGGCTGCTGGTCCCGGACCGGCACGGCGCGGCTGAAGACGTGGTCCTCGGGTACGAAACCCTGGACGGCTACCTGGCCGACCAATGCTATTTCGGCGCCCTGGTGGGGCGGGTCGCCAACCGTATCTCCGGGGCGCGGTTCACCCTGGACGGGCGCGAGTACGCCCTGGACCGGAACCACGGCGCGCACCACCTGCACGGCGGGGGCGGGGGTTTCCACGCCAAGGTCTGGGGGGCCGAACCGGGCGAGGGCGCGGACGGACCTTTCCTGACCCTGCGCTGCGAGAGCCCGGACGGGGACCAGGGATACCCCGGCAATGTGGCCGTGACCGCCGTCTACACCCTGTTGGCCGACGGGCTGCGGCTGGATCTGTCCGCCACAACGGACCGGCCCACGGTGGTCGGCCTGACCGGCCACGCCTATTTCAATTTTTCCGGACGGATGGATCGGGACTGCCTGGACCACGTCCTGACCATTCGGGGGCAACGCTATCTGGAAACGGACGCGGAGCTGATCCCCAACGGGAAACTGGCCGGGACAGCCGGGACCCCGCTCGACTTCTCCACGGCGCGCGGGGTGGGCGAGCGCATCGGCGAGCCGTCCGAACCGCTGGCGGCGGGCAAGGGGTACGACCACTGCTACGTGCTCGACGGACACGGCTTCCGTTCCGTGGCCACGGTGGAGGAGCCCGGCTCCGGGCGCTGCATGGAGCTCTTCACGGACCAGCCGTGCCTGCAGTTCTACTCCGGCAATTTCATTCCGGACGGGTTGCCCGGCAAGGGCGGAACGGTGTACGGTTGGAGGTCTGGATTGTGCCTGGAGCCGCAGGGGTTCGTGGATGCGCCCAACAACCCCGGGTTCCCCTCCCTGACCCTGGTCCCTGGCGACGAGTACCGGAACACTATTTTGTACAGGTTTTTCACCAAGTAG
- a CDS encoding LacI family DNA-binding transcriptional regulator codes for MTPFTIKDLARELGVSPSTVSRALRDHPDISPATKRRVTEAAQRHNYHPNQLAQSLQKKRSNTIGVIVPEIRHHFFSNVISGIEEVAYDNGYIIMVCQSNETLAREIINVQALAANRVAGLLIAISSETTRYEHLSGVIRQNVPLVQFDRVVESLDTGKVVVDDYAAAYGAVVHLIESGYRRIGHMAGQEGISLNRHRFEGYRDALADHGLVLEEKFHLHGGYREEDGRDGAERYLSMDELPEAILAINDPVAVGLYTRFKEAGVRIPEDVALVGFSDTPEAALLDPALTTVFQPAQEMGRAAVSLLLRQFEEGADFSPAPVTLPTELMVRGTSAPRRRP; via the coding sequence ATGACCCCCTTCACCATCAAGGACCTGGCCCGCGAGCTGGGCGTGTCGCCGTCCACGGTGTCCCGCGCCCTGCGCGACCATCCGGACATCAGCCCGGCCACCAAGCGGCGCGTGACCGAGGCGGCGCAGAGGCACAACTACCACCCCAACCAGCTCGCCCAGTCCCTGCAGAAGAAGCGCAGCAACACCATCGGGGTCATCGTGCCGGAGATTCGACACCACTTTTTCTCCAACGTCATCAGCGGCATAGAAGAAGTCGCCTACGACAACGGCTACATCATCATGGTCTGCCAGTCCAACGAGACCCTGGCCCGCGAGATCATCAACGTCCAGGCCCTGGCTGCCAACCGCGTGGCCGGGCTGCTCATCGCCATCTCTTCGGAGACCACCCGGTACGAGCACCTCTCCGGGGTTATCCGCCAGAACGTGCCCCTGGTCCAGTTCGACCGCGTGGTCGAATCCCTGGACACCGGCAAGGTGGTGGTGGACGACTACGCGGCGGCCTACGGCGCGGTGGTCCACCTGATCGAATCCGGCTACCGGCGCATCGGCCACATGGCCGGGCAGGAGGGCATTTCCCTGAACCGCCACCGTTTCGAGGGGTACCGCGACGCCCTGGCCGACCACGGGCTGGTCCTGGAGGAGAAGTTCCACCTCCACGGCGGCTACCGCGAGGAGGACGGGCGCGACGGGGCCGAGCGCTACCTGTCCATGGACGAACTGCCCGAGGCGATCCTGGCCATCAACGACCCGGTGGCAGTGGGCCTGTATACCCGGTTCAAGGAGGCCGGGGTGCGCATCCCGGAGGACGTGGCCCTGGTCGGGTTCTCCGACACCCCGGAGGCCGCCCTTCTGGACCCGGCCCTGACAACGGTGTTCCAGCCCGCCCAGGAGATGGGCCGGGCCGCCGTCTCCCTGCTGCTCCGGCAGTTCGAGGAGGGGGCCGACTTTTCGCCCGCGCCCGTGACCCTGCCCACCGAACTGATGGTGCGCGGCACCTCCGCGCCGAGGAGGCGTCCATGA
- a CDS encoding galactokinase, with protein MTDLLSAHVRGLEDGSLDPTLAAMYGPEAVPAQRARYLSLLGRMGDWLGQGGATLVVAPGRTELGGNHTDHNLGVVLAAAVHFDCLATARPNGGNTVRVRSRGFDGEIVVDLGDLAPRAGEEGSSTALVRGVAAGLAKRGRTIGGFDACVDGAVPMGAGLSSSAAFEVLIGRVFSELFNDGGVTPLELALTGRETENVHFGKPCGLMDQLSSAAQGILSIDFADPAAPVATEVDFDFGTTGYQLAVVDTGGSHADLTPDYAAIPEEMGRAARALGQDHARGLTVDQVLAHAGRVREAAGDRGVLRLIHFIEESDRAVEQAQVLRAGDMERFLKLVARSGDSSWRLLQNCISATDPLDQPIPLALTLTERFLCGRGACRIQGGGFAGTIQAYVPKERFAAYTAFMEDVFGPGAVMPLRVRKPGFERIGPGGEGTR; from the coding sequence ATGACCGACCTGCTGTCCGCGCACGTGCGGGGGCTGGAGGACGGCTCCCTGGACCCGACCCTGGCCGCGATGTACGGCCCGGAAGCGGTCCCGGCCCAGCGCGCCCGCTACCTCTCCCTGCTCGGCCGCATGGGCGACTGGCTGGGCCAAGGCGGGGCGACCCTGGTCGTGGCCCCCGGGCGCACCGAGCTGGGCGGCAACCACACGGACCACAACCTCGGCGTGGTCCTGGCCGCCGCCGTGCATTTCGACTGCCTGGCCACGGCCCGTCCCAACGGCGGGAACACGGTCCGGGTGCGCTCCAGGGGGTTCGACGGCGAGATCGTCGTGGACCTGGGGGACCTCGCCCCGCGCGCCGGGGAGGAAGGCAGTTCCACCGCCCTGGTGCGCGGCGTGGCTGCCGGGCTGGCCAAGCGCGGTCGGACCATCGGCGGGTTCGACGCCTGCGTGGACGGCGCGGTGCCCATGGGCGCGGGGCTGAGCTCCTCGGCGGCCTTCGAAGTCCTCATCGGGCGCGTGTTCAGCGAACTTTTCAATGACGGCGGGGTCACGCCCCTGGAGCTGGCCCTGACCGGGCGCGAGACCGAGAACGTCCATTTCGGCAAGCCGTGCGGGCTCATGGACCAGCTGTCCAGTGCGGCCCAGGGCATCCTGTCCATCGACTTCGCCGACCCGGCGGCCCCGGTGGCCACCGAGGTGGATTTCGATTTCGGGACCACCGGCTACCAACTGGCCGTGGTGGACACCGGCGGCAGCCACGCGGACCTGACCCCGGACTACGCGGCCATCCCCGAGGAGATGGGGCGGGCCGCCCGCGCCCTCGGGCAGGACCACGCGCGCGGGCTGACCGTGGACCAGGTCCTGGCCCACGCGGGCCGCGTGCGCGAGGCCGCCGGGGACCGGGGCGTGCTGCGGCTCATCCATTTCATTGAGGAAAGCGACCGCGCCGTGGAGCAGGCGCAGGTCCTGCGCGCGGGCGACATGGAGCGGTTCCTGAAGCTGGTGGCCCGGTCCGGCGACTCCTCCTGGCGGCTGCTCCAGAACTGCATCTCGGCCACGGACCCGCTGGACCAGCCCATCCCCCTGGCCCTGACCCTGACCGAGCGGTTCCTGTGCGGGCGCGGCGCGTGCCGCATCCAGGGCGGCGGGTTCGCCGGGACCATCCAGGCCTACGTGCCCAAGGAGCGGTTCGCGGCCTACACGGCGTTCATGGAGGACGTCTTCGGCCCGGGGGCGGTCATGCCGCTTCGGGTGCGCAAGCCCGGCTTCGAGCGCATCGGCCCCGGCGGGGAGGGGACCCGATGA
- a CDS encoding UDP-glucose--hexose-1-phosphate uridylyltransferase has translation MQFEDHPHRRFNQLTGEWVLVSPHRTKRPWQGQQEQPDRATLPAYDKQCYLCPGNGRAGGAVNPDYADTFVFTNDFAALLPEGAEQPPATDNHSLLVAEPETGVCRVICYSPRHDLTLARLGAAQAAKVVDLWCEESVSLGSRADIGYVQIFENRGQAMGCSNPHPHGQIWATRSVPMIPAAEDRRQHAHRAEKGTCLLCDYLSLELARGERIVFENDSFAALVPFWAVWPFETMILPKAHLADVAAMDPAQRRDLADAMVRLNIRYDNLFETSFPYSMGIHQAPSDGADHPHWHFHLHYYPPLLRSRTVRKFMVGYEMMAMPQRDLTAEAAAARLREQPEVHYMDLPDAGENA, from the coding sequence ATGCAGTTCGAGGATCATCCGCACAGGCGGTTCAACCAGCTCACCGGCGAGTGGGTCCTGGTCTCTCCGCACCGCACCAAGCGGCCCTGGCAGGGCCAGCAGGAGCAGCCGGACCGGGCGACCCTGCCCGCCTATGACAAGCAGTGCTATCTCTGCCCGGGCAACGGGCGCGCGGGCGGAGCGGTCAATCCCGACTATGCCGACACCTTTGTCTTCACCAACGATTTCGCCGCGCTGCTGCCCGAAGGGGCGGAGCAACCCCCGGCAACGGACAACCACTCCCTGCTGGTGGCCGAGCCCGAGACCGGCGTCTGCCGCGTGATCTGCTATTCCCCGCGCCACGACCTGACCCTGGCCCGGCTGGGCGCGGCCCAGGCCGCCAAGGTGGTGGACCTGTGGTGCGAGGAGTCCGTCTCCCTCGGCTCGCGCGCCGATATCGGCTACGTCCAGATCTTCGAGAACCGGGGCCAGGCCATGGGCTGCTCCAACCCGCACCCCCACGGCCAGATATGGGCCACCCGGTCCGTGCCCATGATCCCGGCCGCCGAGGACCGCCGCCAGCACGCGCACCGGGCCGAAAAGGGGACCTGCCTGCTGTGCGACTACCTGAGCCTGGAGCTGGCGCGCGGCGAGCGGATCGTCTTCGAGAACGACTCCTTCGCGGCCCTGGTCCCGTTCTGGGCCGTGTGGCCCTTCGAGACCATGATCCTGCCCAAGGCGCACCTGGCGGACGTCGCGGCCATGGACCCGGCCCAGCGGCGCGACCTGGCCGACGCCATGGTCCGGCTGAACATCCGCTACGACAATCTTTTCGAGACCTCGTTCCCGTATTCCATGGGCATCCACCAGGCCCCCTCGGACGGGGCGGACCATCCCCACTGGCATTTCCATCTCCATTACTACCCGCCGCTCCTGCGCTCGCGCACGGTCCGGAAATTCATGGTCGGCTACGAGATGATGGCCATGCCCCAGCGCGACCTGACCGCCGAGGCCGCCGCCGCGCGGCTGCGCGAACAGCCGGAGGTCCATTACATGGACCTGCCCGATGCCGGGGAGAACGCATGA
- a CDS encoding substrate-binding periplasmic protein has translation MAGGRGCRRGLNALGRIAAVVALALLLAVRAASALDEIVLTSGDWPPYYSPELAFGGAANQVVAESFALAGIHASFVFVPWRRALEMARTGKAQGSAGWMRMADRERDFLFSDPLFESVRVFFHRKDTPFDWSCLDDVRDLRVAVTLGSAEEFQLEEVLSRGEGRLDIAKDYASGMKKLLLGRVDVYACNLAVGRFVLDHRVGPGASAIIHHPRPIFSETNHLLLDRNLVGAEELMARFNEGLRKLRENGRYDVIFRDISGPR, from the coding sequence ATGGCCGGAGGGCGGGGCTGCCGCAGGGGACTGAACGCGCTCGGCCGCATTGCGGCCGTGGTGGCGCTGGCCCTGTTGCTGGCGGTCCGCGCGGCTTCGGCCCTGGACGAGATCGTCCTGACCAGCGGCGACTGGCCGCCGTACTACTCCCCTGAACTGGCCTTCGGCGGGGCGGCCAACCAGGTGGTCGCCGAGAGCTTTGCCCTGGCCGGGATCCACGCCTCCTTCGTGTTCGTGCCGTGGCGCCGCGCCCTGGAGATGGCCCGCACGGGCAAGGCCCAGGGCTCGGCGGGCTGGATGCGCATGGCGGACCGCGAGCGCGATTTCCTGTTCAGCGACCCGCTCTTCGAGTCCGTCCGGGTCTTCTTCCACCGCAAGGACACCCCCTTCGACTGGTCCTGTCTCGACGACGTCAGGGACTTGCGGGTGGCCGTCACCTTGGGCAGCGCCGAGGAGTTCCAGCTGGAGGAAGTGCTGTCCAGGGGCGAGGGGAGGCTGGATATCGCCAAGGACTACGCCTCGGGCATGAAGAAGCTGCTCCTGGGCCGGGTGGATGTCTACGCCTGCAACCTGGCCGTGGGGCGGTTCGTCCTGGATCACCGGGTGGGGCCCGGCGCGTCCGCCATCATCCACCATCCCCGGCCGATCTTCTCCGAGACCAACCACCTTCTCCTGGACCGCAACCTGGTCGGCGCGGAGGAACTCATGGCCCGGTTCAACGAGGGGTTGCGGAAACTCCGTGAAAACGGCCGCTACGACGTCATTTTTCGGGATATCTCCGGCCCTCGCTGA
- a CDS encoding pyrimidine/purine nucleoside phosphorylase: MSDFSNVTVARKANVYFDGKVTSRTITFADGGVKTLGIMLPGEYEFGTAKAEHMEITSGELSVQLPGIDEWVAVTSGQTFNVPANAKFRLKVATVTDYCCSYLD, from the coding sequence ATGAGCGATTTCAGCAACGTGACCGTAGCCAGGAAGGCGAACGTCTATTTTGACGGCAAGGTAACCAGCCGGACCATCACCTTTGCCGACGGCGGCGTGAAGACGCTCGGCATCATGCTGCCCGGCGAATACGAGTTCGGCACGGCCAAGGCCGAACACATGGAGATCACCTCCGGCGAGCTGTCCGTGCAGCTGCCCGGCATCGACGAATGGGTCGCGGTGACCTCCGGCCAGACCTTCAATGTCCCGGCCAACGCCAAGTTCCGGCTCAAGGTCGCGACCGTCACCGATTACTGCTGTTCCTACCTGGACTAG
- a CDS encoding Gfo/Idh/MocA family protein, with the protein MNRIRIGVLSTAKIGRTKVIPAMQRAAGCEVAAIASRNAQSARKAAEELNIPKAFESYEALLADPDIDAVYIPLPNHLHVHWSLAAMDAGKHVLCEKPIGLDTGEAQTLLDAAEAHPELKVMEAFMYRHHPQWIRARELALSGAIGRMTTIQSFFSYFNADPGNIRNMADIGGGGLMDIGCYNISLSRFLFGAEPDRVAGFADVDPEFGTDRVFSGMMDFGGRVSAFTCSTQLADYQRVNIFGTDGRIEILIPFNAPPDEPCSILLQKGAAGGIETITFDVCDQYALQAELFARAILDDTDVPTPLTDALDNMHVLETLRRSADLGEWVAC; encoded by the coding sequence ATGAACAGGATTCGCATAGGCGTTCTTTCCACGGCCAAGATCGGCCGCACCAAGGTCATTCCGGCCATGCAGCGGGCTGCGGGCTGCGAGGTCGCGGCCATTGCCTCGCGCAACGCGCAGAGCGCCCGCAAGGCCGCCGAGGAGCTGAACATACCCAAGGCGTTCGAGAGCTACGAAGCGCTCCTGGCCGACCCGGACATCGACGCCGTGTACATCCCGCTGCCCAACCACCTGCACGTGCACTGGTCCCTGGCCGCCATGGACGCGGGCAAGCACGTGCTCTGTGAAAAGCCCATCGGCCTGGACACCGGCGAGGCCCAAACCCTGCTGGACGCCGCCGAAGCGCACCCGGAGCTGAAGGTCATGGAGGCGTTCATGTACCGCCACCATCCGCAGTGGATCAGGGCGCGGGAGCTGGCCCTGTCCGGGGCCATCGGGCGCATGACCACCATCCAGTCGTTCTTTTCCTATTTCAACGCCGACCCCGGCAACATCCGCAACATGGCGGACATCGGCGGCGGCGGGCTCATGGACATCGGCTGCTACAACATCTCCCTGTCCCGCTTCCTGTTCGGTGCCGAACCGGACCGGGTGGCCGGGTTCGCGGACGTGGACCCGGAGTTCGGCACGGACCGGGTCTTCTCCGGGATGATGGACTTCGGCGGCAGGGTCTCGGCCTTCACCTGCTCCACCCAGCTGGCCGACTACCAGCGGGTGAACATCTTCGGCACCGACGGGCGCATCGAGATCCTCATCCCGTTCAACGCCCCGCCGGACGAGCCGTGCTCCATCCTCCTGCAAAAGGGGGCCGCGGGCGGCATCGAGACCATCACCTTCGACGTCTGCGACCAGTACGCGCTCCAGGCCGAGCTGTTCGCCCGGGCCATCCTGGACGACACGGACGTCCCCACCCCGCTCACGGACGCCCTGGACAACATGCACGTCCTGGAGACCCTGCGGCGCAGCGCCGACCTGGGCGAGTGGGTGGCCTGCTAG
- a CDS encoding bifunctional metallophosphatase/5'-nucleotidase: MHRVLATLILVLAVLCGPGAPQAFDLTLLHVNDSHSYLDPTTDKIRPQGKETYAKLGGWARLTTLVDKARAERENVLLLHAGDAVQGDLYFLKYGGRPEMEFLDRLGFAAMTLGNHEFDKGPDFLANMLGYAKLPVLSANMDASEVPALASRVKPYIVATVGGEKIGIIGLTIRETGVISAPGKVAFSDEAQAADLYVRELQARGVNKIVLLTHVGFGVDKMLAAKVHGVDVIVGGHSHTLLGGPDGIGAMGLNPAAPYPAVVKGADGGDVYVVTAWKWGRVLGRLDLTFDDEGRVTRAESRPELVLGDTFRRKDAGGRKVEVLGADREALLAMIDNNPETAAAAPDAGARKFLGPFAQGVEAMRTEVIGRAVLPLPHIRVPGVTDSGERLPHGSLLAPLVCRSMLDKLGATGSPADIALMNGGGVRISIPEGDITVGTVFSMMPFNNTLFVLKLTGKEVRTALETGVARGGGAFPYVGGLRFAADMNQPEGSRVHAVEVLGREGSWQSLVPHRTYSVVTNSYLASGGDGYEVLKRATDRYDTGFVDSLVFLDFVKRKRTLRPLPSTGVTYIPGH; this comes from the coding sequence ATGCATCGAGTCCTCGCCACGTTGATCCTCGTCCTGGCCGTGCTGTGCGGTCCCGGCGCGCCGCAGGCCTTTGACCTGACCCTGCTGCACGTCAACGATTCCCACTCCTACCTCGACCCCACCACGGACAAGATCCGGCCTCAGGGAAAAGAGACCTACGCCAAGCTCGGCGGCTGGGCCAGGCTGACCACCCTGGTGGACAAGGCGCGTGCCGAGCGGGAGAACGTCCTGCTGCTGCACGCGGGCGACGCGGTCCAGGGGGACCTCTATTTCCTCAAGTACGGCGGCAGGCCGGAGATGGAGTTCCTGGACCGGCTGGGGTTCGCGGCCATGACGCTCGGCAACCATGAATTCGACAAGGGGCCGGACTTCCTGGCGAACATGCTCGGGTACGCCAAACTGCCGGTGCTCAGCGCCAACATGGACGCGTCCGAGGTTCCGGCGCTGGCCTCGCGGGTCAAGCCGTACATCGTGGCCACGGTCGGCGGCGAAAAGATCGGCATCATCGGCCTGACCATCCGGGAGACCGGGGTCATCTCCGCTCCGGGCAAGGTGGCTTTTTCGGACGAGGCCCAGGCCGCCGACCTCTACGTGCGCGAGCTCCAGGCGCGGGGCGTGAACAAGATCGTGCTCCTGACCCACGTGGGGTTCGGGGTTGACAAAATGCTCGCGGCCAAGGTGCACGGGGTGGACGTTATCGTGGGCGGCCATTCCCACACCCTGCTCGGCGGCCCGGACGGCATCGGGGCCATGGGGCTGAACCCGGCGGCACCGTATCCCGCCGTGGTCAAGGGCGCGGACGGCGGCGACGTCTACGTGGTCACGGCCTGGAAATGGGGCAGGGTGCTCGGCCGCCTGGACCTGACCTTCGACGACGAGGGGCGCGTGACCCGCGCCGAATCCAGGCCCGAGCTGGTCCTGGGCGACACGTTCCGGCGCAAGGACGCGGGGGGCAGGAAGGTCGAGGTCCTGGGCGCGGACCGCGAAGCGCTGCTCGCGATGATCGACAACAATCCCGAAACCGCGGCGGCCGCCCCCGACGCCGGGGCCAGGAAATTTCTGGGACCGTTCGCCCAGGGCGTGGAGGCCATGCGTACCGAGGTCATCGGCAGGGCGGTCCTGCCCCTGCCGCACATCCGCGTGCCGGGCGTCACCGACTCCGGCGAGAGACTGCCCCACGGCAGCCTGCTCGCCCCCCTGGTCTGCCGCTCCATGCTCGACAAGCTCGGGGCTACCGGCAGCCCGGCGGACATCGCCCTGATGAACGGCGGCGGGGTGCGCATCTCCATTCCCGAGGGCGACATCACCGTGGGCACCGTGTTTTCCATGATGCCCTTCAACAACACCCTGTTCGTCCTGAAGCTGACCGGCAAGGAGGTGCGTACCGCCCTGGAGACCGGCGTGGCGCGCGGCGGCGGGGCGTTCCCCTACGTGGGCGGCCTGCGCTTTGCCGCGGACATGAACCAGCCCGAAGGCAGCCGGGTCCACGCCGTGGAGGTCCTGGGCCGCGAGGGGAGCTGGCAGTCCCTTGTCCCGCACCGCACCTACTCGGTGGTGACCAACTCCTACCTCGCCTCGGGCGGCGACGGGTACGAGGTCCTAAAAAGGGCCACGGACCGCTACGACACCGGGTTCGTGGACTCCCTGGTGTTTCTGGATTTCGTCAAGCGCAAGCGGACCCTCAGGCCGCTGCCCTCCACGGGAGTGACCTACATTCCGGGCCATTAA
- a CDS encoding GAK system XXXCH domain-containing protein, translating into MSDDATISRYLESRELAEFFRNLADAVENGGQGELACVEDFSKIKIRVKKEYGQINLKAKFKTAAPCVPAVDSETGEPAKPKYKDLKKRMRGSFRILVKMIHDGSVPPAEAVEAFLADSALMVTYPGYGDEFYEQYTAVCDEFRAAYASGDIERMHAAVDALVHEKSRCHAKYD; encoded by the coding sequence ATGAGCGACGACGCGACCATCAGCAGATATCTCGAATCCAGGGAACTGGCGGAGTTCTTTCGTAACCTGGCCGACGCCGTGGAAAACGGCGGGCAAGGCGAGCTCGCCTGCGTCGAGGATTTCAGCAAGATCAAGATCCGCGTGAAAAAGGAATACGGGCAGATCAACCTCAAGGCCAAGTTCAAGACCGCCGCCCCCTGCGTCCCGGCCGTGGATTCCGAAACCGGCGAACCGGCCAAACCCAAATACAAGGACCTCAAGAAGCGCATGCGCGGCAGCTTCCGGATTCTCGTCAAGATGATCCACGACGGCAGCGTTCCGCCCGCCGAGGCCGTGGAGGCGTTCCTGGCCGATTCGGCCCTGATGGTCACCTACCCCGGCTACGGCGATGAATTCTACGAACAATACACCGCCGTGTGCGACGAATTCCGTGCGGCCTACGCGTCCGGCGACATCGAGCGCATGCACGCGGCCGTGGACGCCCTGGTCCACGAGAAGAGCCGCTGCCACGCCAAGTACGATTGA
- a CDS encoding amphi-Trp domain-containing protein yields the protein MAEEKFVFDSLQDCETIKEFLTSLVEGFENKSITLTTNGDEIHLAPNGLLQFMVKAKKKGPENKLSIKVAWKENPEAQDTGNAFLKVR from the coding sequence ATGGCCGAAGAAAAATTCGTGTTCGATTCGTTGCAGGACTGCGAGACCATCAAGGAGTTCCTGACCTCCCTGGTGGAGGGATTCGAGAACAAGTCCATCACCCTGACCACCAACGGCGACGAGATTCACCTCGCCCCCAACGGGCTGCTCCAGTTCATGGTCAAGGCCAAGAAAAAGGGGCCGGAGAACAAGCTGTCCATCAAGGTGGCGTGGAAGGAGAATCCTGAGGCGCAGGACACCGGGAACGCCTTCCTCAAGGTCCGCTGA